The following proteins come from a genomic window of Mauremys mutica isolate MM-2020 ecotype Southern chromosome 7, ASM2049712v1, whole genome shotgun sequence:
- the LOC123375201 gene encoding tight junction-associated protein 1-like produces MDPGPNSSHSSQVQGSGMTRPLGLRFPPASALCDPRLPRDRGVEPAEGAGAGVKSGPAGQQDLQQTWEELELLKEKFSRLQEDYSNTQRTNQRLEEKLHLIAQSMAAEKQTLNQRITELLERLISAQNTICTLERLNISTLLSESAGKHHHMEKANSADSLYSLHISDVAPPPAFMDSASDAQTTTPSQSDSATEANKPGCSSESDTAMANGDRTPVPNYHSLPAPGQLESHGRTTAFTPWKQQCPGELLEHVNSTESECSAEEGAQVHALPMPHFLYLRQEALVAPSVPTLPPTDALRPPSPQGLLLGGRLELVPVPELSSTDSSDGDEAWSQGLGEKEPGVSLDYQSAQKILDSLLRQHQHLEEPAKASGGGYQDRSEMGQAKGHQRRIRYYWDFQSPGKEQPLLHQPQHGGGSLLRAKGEKVLQREQECGDGVMDSTLL; encoded by the exons ATGGATCCTGGTCCTAACTCCAGTCACTCCAGCCAGGTCCAGGGCTCTGGCATGACAAGACCTCTGGGACTCAGATTCCCCCCTGCCAGTGCTCTCTGTGACCCCAGGTTGCCCAGAGACCGTGGCGTGGAGCCGGCGGAAGGAGCAGGTGCAGGGGTCAAGTCTGGCCCTGCTGGGCAGCAGGATCTGCAGCAGACCTGGGAAGAGCTGGAGTTGCTGAAGGAGAAGTTCAGCAG gctgcaggaggACTATTCCAACACCCAACGCACCAACCAGCGGCTGGAGGAGAAACTTCACCTCATT gctCAGAGCATGGCAGCTGAGAAACAAACCCTGAACCAGCGCATTACTGAGCTGCTCGAGAGGCTTATTAGTGCCCAGAACACCATCTGCACGCTGGAGAGACTCAAC ATCTCGACGCTGCTGTCAGAATCAGCAGGGAAGCACCATCACATGGAGAAGGCCAATTCCGCCGACAGCCTCTACTCCCTGCACATCTCCGACGTGGCGCCCCCTCCCGCCTTCATGGACAGTGCCTCTGACGCCCAGACCACCACCCCCAGCCAGTCTGACTCAGCCACAGAGGCCAACAAGCCAGGCTGCAGCTCTGAGTCAGACACAGCCATGGCCAATGGAGACAGGACTCCGGTGCCCAACTACCACAGCctcccagccccggggcagctggaAAGCCACGGGAGAACCACGGCCTTCACGCCGTGGAAGCAGCagtgccctggggagctgctggagcacgTCAACTCGACAGAAAGTGAGTGcagtgcagaggaaggggcccAGGTCCATGCCCTCCCCATGCCACACTTCCTCTACCTGAGGCAGGAGGCGCTGGTGGCTCCCTCGGTGCCCACCCTGCCGCCCACTGATGCCCTGCGCCCTCCGTCCCCGCAGGGCCTGCTGCTTGGTGGGCGGCTGGAGCTAGTGCCGGTgccagagctcagcagcaccgaCAGCTCCGATGGGGATGAGGCCTGGAGCCAGGGCCTAGGGGAGAAGGAGCCAGGGGTGTCTCTGGATTACCAGTCAGCTCAGAAGATCCTGGACAGCCTGCTGAGGCAGCACCAACACCTGGAGGAGCCGGCGAAGGCGAGTGGAGGGGGCTATCAGGACAGGAGCGAGATGGGCCAGGCCAAAGGGCACCAGCGCCGGATCCGCTACTACTGGGACTTCCAGAGCCCGGGCAaggagcagcccctgctgcaccagcCCCAGCATGGAGGGGGATCCCTTCTCCGGGCCAAGGGCGAGAAGGTGTTGCAAAGGGAGCAGGAGTGTGGGGATGGGGTGATGGACTCCACGCTGCTGTAA